A segment of the Haemorhous mexicanus isolate bHaeMex1 chromosome 3, bHaeMex1.pri, whole genome shotgun sequence genome:
ACCAAGTGTGAAAACCATTTAAGCAGCAGGCTCACGCCTGGCCCTCCGCCCGAGCTTCAGGTAGAGACATCTGGATTCCATTCGTGCTTTGCCTGCTTAATAAAAACCACCACACAGTAGTTTTTGGGTAGCAGGAGTTTTGtttcctcatttccttcctCGCATTTGTCCTGTGAACAGATTACATGGATGGTGAGGGCGACTGGAGCCCCTGGTCCCTGTGCAGCGTCACCTGCGGCAGCGGCAGCCAGAAGCGCACCAGGAGCTGCGGGTACGCCTGCACCGCCACCGAGTCCCGCACCTGCGACAGGCCCAACTGCCCAGGTGGgaactgctcctggcagctgctgccaggggagcagggatgggtgggCAGGGGTGGAGAGAGCCCTCCTGCACGCAGGGCCTGGGGGCTGTGTGCTCCATGGCAAGGTGAGGGTGCCGGCgggaaaaagagattttcaaCGCCTTTTATTCGTGGTAGTGATGCACTGCTAGATGCAGTCCACCATCCCCTGGGACTTAAAGGACAAGTACAGGCTTTCTCTGGGTCATGGCAGTCATTTTGGTGCACGGGTGTTTTGTATTCTAAAGGGTGTGATCTACTCCCTTGAAACAAATTTGGAGCTGTTTTAGAATTTCCAACCGGCTGTGCTGTCGCCTCAGTGAGCTCCTGGTTTGCTGTGAAGGGGATGGCACTGCTTGCATTGTGAACAGGGATGAAGGGATGTATAGTTTTGGCTTGAATATATTCATAAAATATGGCCAAGGAGCCTTGCCTTAGCTCCTACCCATTCACAGGATTTGACATTTAGAAGTGTCCTTACCATCACACACTTACCATCTTCACTTTGGCAAAATCAAAGCCGAGCACTCAAGCCTACATCATAAAAATTTGAAGCTGCTATGGAaaactgttttttaaatgttgctGTGTGTTTAAATTTAGACCAATTTGTCATGCAGTAGCTGCCACAATGCAGGGGATAGGTGCAAGTTCATTACTTCCCAAGATCAGAGAGAAGTGAAAACACAAGTCGTGGTGGTATGCATTACTCTCAGTTTACCTAATGACTCAGAAAGGCGGAAATTTTTCAACTGGAggtcaggctttttttttaatgggaagtGAAAtgtcagcagtgctggagaggAGACTTAGAAGACTTGGTGAGAGAGTTGGAGAGAAGTTTCTGACTTGCAGATGGATCCATGTCTCCATTGCAAAGGAGGCAGTTCAGggaaaaatgtttctgcatgCTCTCATACATCCTAAAACGTCAATAATAAGGAGTAAGTCCCAGAAGAAAGCAAGTAATCCCCAGTTATATTCTCTAGTATTTATTACCAGCTAGCACCAAAAAGTAGCAAACTTGAAAGAATATATTATGTGATACAACAGACCTCCAACGATCAGCAAGCAAAATATATTCACTCTTTGATGCTGTGctgacattttcaaaattacaagGTCAAAGCTCAGCTTCTGCTGTTTATAATTCCAGCAGTGAATTACTGCCTTGTAATGGGTTCTTGGGTATCTATTATTCTACATCTAGTGCTGGAGTTAAGGCAAAACTCTATGATAATTTTGTTGAAAATTGGCCTGAGGCTGTTTTGAAGCTTTGCAAGCCATTATTATCCCCAgttcaggagagcaggagaaagtTCATTGGCAAGGTGGATGGTGAGTAGACTTCCTTATTAACCATACAGTTATCACATATTAAAGATGTTTCAGTTCTCTTTAGAGGTCTTTAATTCAATAGAGAGGAAAGGGGACAAGCCCTAAAACCTACTTGTTTTAAGCCTACATAGCACAGAAATGCCAGGCACATCAATAGGCTGAACTAAAGCAGCAACGAAAGGATGCTTACTTTGGCAAGATCGTTTTTCTGGCAATCTCTGTCTCTCAGCTGGTAGCAAACAATTAACTGGAGGCTGCTGGTAAATCCTGATATGTTGAGATCCTGATATTTTATTTGACAGCTGTAAGCGGTGGGGATGGAATTGCTTGGAGAGGTTGGTTATCTCTGCCTACTCACACCTTTTAACTCCCTGGCGCTGGGAGAGACCAACAAGCTCAGTCTTTTTGTAACAGCATCATTCTTCCTTGAGAATTAGTTGCCCACATGCAGAGATGAGCTTCCTCAcctgccttcctgcctcctCACCTGCTCACCTCCCTGCCACTCTGTTTTACCGTATGAACAGCACAGGCTCCTTGGTCATTATGGTTTCAAAGGAGCagtccagcagcagcttcagaaCGGTTCCCTGCCCAAACAGAGCACCTTGCAGAGCCTGGGGAAGAAGGGGAGGCAGCTGGTTCTGTTGTGTTTGAGtggggaaacagcagcagcactaaCACGTGTTTGTCTTAGGGATCGAAGACACCTTCCGGACAGCTGCCACAGAAGTGAGCTTGCTTGCAGGGAGCGAGGACTTCAATGCAACCAAACTGTTTGAAGTGGGTAAGCAGCCTAGTCAATCCTTCAGTAACAGATAAGGCACTTCCTTAGGATTTTCTTAGTCCTGTGGGATCGAGATACTGAGTTTAGCATTTCAGTAACAGCCATTTGTTATCTTGCTCATGTTTGTGATCTGAAAATTTGCTTTGGTCGTAGAATCTTTCTCCCCTCAAGTCCTGTGCTTGCTTCATCATAAAAGGGTTATTTGTTGTCCTAATTCAGAAAAGAGCTGTAAGACTCCACTGTAATGGAGGGGGGGAAATCAAACACTCTTTTTACTTTGATTAAATAGCCTCGAATGGAAGACCCtataaaagcattttcatttcatataAAAGAATACAGCTGTCAcatcagaaaaattaaaaagaaaaaaaaagacagtgacTTTTATGAGCATGCATTGCTTTTatagctctgtgtgctgcagtgggAGTAGCCAAAGCAATTTTATAGGGCATGGCTTGATTCTGAACAATCTAAAACTCAGTCCAACATCTGCAAAGTTCTGATTTCGTCCCCTCAATGAAACCACAGTGTGGCCACTCAGAGACCCTGGATGCTTCATTAATTGAAAAAACAGTGTAACCCAGCACCTCCCCACTATGGCAGCAGAGCACAATAGTTAATGACAGCCAGGATGAGACTCTTTAAGGAGATAGAAAAACAGGACACAGATCACTAAGTAAATATTTTGCAAGAATGTGTGCTGTAAGAGTTTTAGGTCCCAGTCAGTTTCTCTCCTGCAGAGTCCTCTTAAAGTAAGTGTGGAGCAATATATGCAGGTGGTTTTTGACAGCCCATAGGATGATGTAGATGCCTTAAATAATGTTTTAGGCAGGAGATGTTTACCTGGATTCTCCCAAGAGTCTTGCAAAGTAATGAAGTGCTGGTATTAAATATGCTACTGGTCTATAAATCTCTTTAATCCCAGCTAGACATCATGCCTCTGGCACCATAAACTCCTGCTGATGTACAGCCACTCTGATCTTATGTCACACATGCCCTTTTAGAACCTGAATCACTTTTGGCTGCATTTGCCAGATAAGATGTCAGTCTCCATGTCTGAGAAGCTGATGCTTGAAAAGTGAATATCAAATagaaaaaagtatttgttttttaaagaaagactgAATTAGGGTCTAAAATGTACTTCAGAAAGTGTAATACAGGCCTTGCTTGTCATCTTGGAATCTCTAGCTCCATCTGAAACTTAATTCTACATCACCTGAGTGCCATTTTTCCTGTTGAGTATGTTCTGACTAAGGGTTCTAACTGGAGAGTGGCACCAAATCACTGTGGTTTCCCTTTTTCTGCTGCCTACCAACCCATGGTAGTGTCTCATGTGCCACATGGGGACATCAACATCTTAATGAGAATTTGCCGGATAGAAAAAGTGTCACAGATTCCTACTGACCTTGTTCTGCACTGAAACTCAGACTAGACATTTGATTTCTTTATCTGACAAGACAGCACAGTAATACACTGTGGGCAGGGCAGCAAACTGTGACTGCcctttctttctgcagctgagCAATGGTGCTCTGTAGCTACAGGACACGAAATAACACGATGTGGACATGCAGCTTTCTGATGGTAAAAAGAGAACTTTTAATTTCTGCCtctaacatttatagatttctaaaagtgacagtggattggagggtgacagtgccacctctccaatgacactggacaaaccaacagtctgTTAAGTTTCTCTTCTTCCatgaaagaatgcaaaacagTAAGTTATTTACATAAGGTGTGTGAGAAGGTtcgttacaagaatgtaaacatcagaaggcttagaacatcttaaaaaatcagggtgacagtGCTGAACAGCTACACTTGACTCAGTTACTGTCACTGATCACACCAACTGGGATGCTGCTTAATGTATCTTAAGTTTCCATTTCCTGCCCGAAACAGATACGGATAGCTGTGAGCGATGGATGAGCTGCAAGAGCGAGTTCCTGAAGAAATACATGCACAAAGTGGTCAACgacctccccagctgcccttgcTCCTACCCCAGAGAAGTCGCCTACAGCACTGCTGAAATCTTTGACCGGCTCAAGAGGAAGAACTTCCGCTGGAAGGACGCGAGTGGCccaaaggaaaagctggagATCTACAAGCCCACGGCGCGGTACTGCATCCGCTCCATGCTGTCCTTGGAGAGCACCACGCtggcagcccagcactgctgctacGACGACAGCATGCAGCTGATCACCAGGGGCAAAGGGGCGGGGACACCCAACCTGATCAGCATCGAGTTCTCAGCAGAGCTCCACTACAAAGTGGACATTCTGCCTTGGATCATATGCAAAGGGGACTGGAGCCGCTACAATGAAGCCCGGCCTCCCAACAACGGGCAGAAGTGTACAGAAAACCCCTCAGACGAGGACTACTACAAGCAGTTTCAAGAAGCAAGGGAATACTGAgaagattttccttttcttcagatGCAAAATAGCATTCGTTTCCTGGATGCCAAAGAACTGGTGATGGCTGCTGCACTGGCTCCTCAGCAGGGGTCGGTCAGTTCCTTTCTAATGAATGTATATAGCTGTAATATAACACGTGAGTATTTTTCACAGTGTGTGTAATTTATAAGCACATATCTCTCTGTCTCACACACACCTATTTTTGCATACAGACATATGTAAGTCTCGTCCTGATAGGATTTTATACCACAATAACGTTCGTGTAATAATGTGCATTTCATTTTATCTCCCATCTGTAACCTAATGAAGGGGGTGGGGGGTAGCTGCCATCACCATCAGGCCCCGAGGCCCCAGCTGAGGAGGCACATACTTAAAAGTTGTTATAAACAATAGGATTGAAGAATGTACTCTTCCATATGGGAATGGTTTACAAGATTAATGCACCTACAGCATCAGTTTTCTCTATAATTGGTTTCATGACCAGTCATATCTATggagggaagaatttttttttggaagggTAATAGTCAAAAGTGAATATAGAAAATCCCTACGAATTTTTCCTCTTGGAATTCTTCCTGTTACCTTCTAGCTCAGGTATTTGCAGCCCACCTGGGGTAGGCTTGCAGGAAGATGTAGCTGTGGTTTTCCTACGGGCCAGAAAATGTCCTGGTGCAGTGGTTCTGCAAGAGTTACAAGCAGCCCCCTCCTGGAGACATCTCTGATacggagctgcagctgctggggcttccagagcagctgtgaacCTGTGAACTGAGCATGCTGTAAGTCTTTGGAGGAGTGAGGGCAGAGAAGGAATCCATGTCAAAGGACCAAAAAGATCACAGTTCCTTCCCAGCTTTTTAATATGAAGAATGTTTGGATCTGCttgtttcttttaagaaaaggaagttctattattttagaaaacagtaaaactGGAATCCACAAGTTCCCTGGGATGAAAGATGCAATCagcccttttcccccatttttcttaTGCTGAATGCAGTGTCCTACAGCAGAAGCTATTCTTTAAGGAAGCTTTCTGGGAGGAACTACTGGTGTCTTAAAGtgtcttaatttttaaaaaaaaagctagcATTATTTTTGTAAAGTATTTATTGAATTGTAACAATGACTCACATGTGGGATGTATCTCTAACATAAAAGGTTTCTGTAGATGGAACTTGATTTCCAAGAACACAACTGTTGTTAGGCAAaggttttatttccaaatttttaTAAAGTGCAAGTTTACAAACTGTCATAAAGCAGCTCAAATCTGCATTCTGATGAGAGATTAAAGTTGCACCCTGGGTAAATAAATACTTACAGTTCCATCCTGTGAAAAACTGCCTTGCTGCAAGTCAGTGTGTTCATTTGGAAAGCCAAGGCTAAATGTCACTAGAGAAATGCCTATTTTGGGGTCATGTGGTCTGACACACATTTACGGAACCTCACACGGAGTTAAAGCTGACCGGCGTCGCAGTCAGTCCGAGCTCAAAGATTCGAGACAGACATAAAAGGCCATTCCCTCTGCTATATACAGGCACACATGGATGACATTTAAGGTCCCTtgcaacccaaacccttctatGGCTTCCTGTAAGTCCCTTCTGTGTCTCTGTTGGCCTCGGGGGCCAGGTTGGTTGCGAGCTCGCGGGCGGACACGTGCGTGGtgcccctgggcagggccagctgtgCATTGGTCGGCCCAGGTGGTGCCAGCCACGGGTCCAAAGGCAGTCTGGGCTGTGCACACCCAGTCTGAGCCGTGCTGGAGGCTCTGCCAGatctgcagagccccagcagtgtgCTCCAGGTCTCCAGAAACGCAGCGGTCCGGGCAGAGCCGCCGCACATCTGCGCCAGCCACGGCTCCACTGAGGTCACCTCGGCAGCTGGAAAACTTGGCCAAGGCTTTGGAGCATCCCAGATCCAGGCCTGAGTTGGTGGGGAAGACGTGGATATGTTCTAGCACAAGCTGGTAGTAACAAAACATGGTTAGTTGAGAAAGAGGGTAAACATAGGGATCAccccttattttttttataGAAACCAGATTTTGTAAATACTTGCAAGGTCATACGAAGGCGCCGCTAGCTCGTGGAGCCAGTTAAATTGACAGCAGATGGATGAAAGGAACTCCAGGATCACTTCACAGGGAAGACAGGTATTTTCAGGGAGAAAGCTCTGCTTCTTACTTACCAGTGTGGGGGGGAACATCATTCTCAGGTTTCTCTGGGAGAGAGATGAGAGAATTGGTCACAATTCTTGAATTataaaacacatccctgccctTTGTGGATTAGTAAATCATGGTGCTATTGAGAAACTAGCACACTATTAATAAAGAACATAGCACATAAAGTGtcagggaagaggagaaattatTCTAATAAATGAAATGACGCACAAAGTTTCAAGTCCTACCACTCTTAATTTGCCAAGGCTGGAAGCTCTGAGGGAGCCAGATAACTTCTGATAGGACCTACCAGGTGTTTCATAGGATGAGTCCTGGAGAGCAGATTGAGATAGTCTGTTCTCCCAAGTAACAGTCCTTATTAAAAGCAAAGTCTGTCCTATGTCCTAATAAATTATGATCcattcagagctgggctgcttatttcattttattttctgtcttctttatctcctttccagaTCAAAACTGTACATTAAGTGCCATTGTGTCACAGACTTTAACAAGGTGATGGAGGTTACCATGGCCAAATTCAGCTCCATCTTTTAAGTATAGAACTCTTCATATTAGAGCAAGGCCCAAGGAAAGGTTTGTGGCTCACATTCCCAGGCACAGGGCGGTGGTTAGGAGAAGCTGTTCTGTTTCTTACGTTACCACAGAAAAGACATATTGGAACACTCAACCAAAGACATGGGAGGGGATTGAAACAAGCGTAGCTGAACAGGGAAACTGAAACAAGGAACCAGTCAAGTCATCCAACTTATTTTTAACCCCCGATCAATCAGCAGATACAGATTAGAGCACTGCTTCTGAGTCAAGTTGGTGGGAATGAATcaagctggcacagctgctgtgaaagATGTGTGGAGCAGTGCCCCGAGGCAGCCATAAATGGATTGAATTGTACCTTTGATGGTTAAAAGGATGAGTGGGCCTGGCTTCACATTGCCCGgacagctgctgagcagcaaaATTCCACTAACATAACCCACAGTGATGCATATGGGTTATAGGACAATATAGAGAAAACCAGAACCATGCACACATCCACGaatccccacagccctgcattAGTTAccagctgcttttcccccctcctgcTGAGCAGACTGGTTAGCACTGTCAACACAAGGCATTCTTTGGAAAAATGCTGGTGAGCTCGTGGGGCTGTTCCAGACACAGCGATCACACTGAGGGTGTGGGGCTGGTTGCAATGAGTTGCTGATGCACCTGACACATCTGAGTGGGGCCACGCCAGCTGaaggcaggaaaggggaaagttACCTTTTCCTGTTGAGGAATCTGCCCTGCCTGAATGCCACGGTGTCTTATTTGTGGGGTCTCACTTGTCAGCGGGAAGGCAGCGAGGAGAGCTGAGTGGTGGCCCAGGGAGCTGCCTCCTCTGAGCAGCCACTGGGGCTCCCCCAGGCCTTCCCTTGCTCCCCTTCCTTCATTCTCCCACAGCACATGCTGGAAGCACCCAGCAGCCCCCATGGCTCACAGCAGTTTGGCTTTGGCTTAGgctcagcctcagcagcagagtCACACACTCACCCATGCCTGGAGATGGTCAGgttcaggctggacagagcAGTCAGAAACCTGGCCCTGCTGTTCCTGGAGAGGCAGGGAGCTGTCAGGGCAGGGAGCCTGTCCCCCCC
Coding sequences within it:
- the ISM1 gene encoding isthmin-1 encodes the protein MVRLAAELLLLLGLLLLTLHITVLRGGGEPHAPSAAGNHSQRQNTLTAEDHSPEDSFTLNPEEPREYPNLQAAHRPFPKEQFRQESGHTALQRDGPRSFLLDLPNFPDLSKADINGQNPNIQVTIEVVDSPDPEADKELQKESSKPSWPAPSPDWRSWWQSSSTLTRMSSGDQDYKYDSTTEDSNFLNPLGGWDSHAPSHRAFQSKEQPEYDYMDGEGDWSPWSLCSVTCGSGSQKRTRSCGYACTATESRTCDRPNCPGIEDTFRTAATEVSLLAGSEDFNATKLFEVDTDSCERWMSCKSEFLKKYMHKVVNDLPSCPCSYPREVAYSTAEIFDRLKRKNFRWKDASGPKEKLEIYKPTARYCIRSMLSLESTTLAAQHCCYDDSMQLITRGKGAGTPNLISIEFSAELHYKVDILPWIICKGDWSRYNEARPPNNGQKCTENPSDEDYYKQFQEAREY